From Armatimonadota bacterium, a single genomic window includes:
- a CDS encoding hydrogenase iron-sulfur subunit, producing MPERTAAAGEWPKIVGFVCDWSVDLAPLVEAGRLRELPNVRIIRIPCSGFVRPAWLEDALGRGADGVFVTGCPYGDCLNREGNYLMRDRVDQLQRRLVRRRIDPARLAMLAHGLHDGQAFLAEIRAFVERLRALPKAAAARPPQAPAAASATEGEG from the coding sequence GTGCCTGAGAGGACGGCGGCGGCTGGCGAGTGGCCGAAGATCGTCGGATTCGTCTGCGACTGGAGCGTGGATCTGGCTCCGCTGGTGGAAGCCGGTCGCCTGCGGGAGCTGCCCAACGTGCGGATCATCCGCATTCCCTGCTCGGGGTTCGTGCGTCCGGCCTGGCTGGAGGACGCCCTGGGCCGCGGCGCCGACGGTGTCTTCGTCACCGGGTGCCCCTATGGAGACTGTCTCAACCGAGAGGGCAACTACCTGATGCGCGACCGGGTCGATCAGCTGCAGCGTCGCCTGGTGCGCCGGCGCATCGACCCGGCCCGGCTGGCCATGCTGGCCCACGGGCTGCACGACGGGCAGGCATTCCTGGCCGAGATCCGCGCCTTCGTCGAGCGGCTGCGGGCGCTTCCGAAAGCCGCCGCCGCGCGTCCGCCTCAGGCGCCCGCCGCCGCGTCCGCCACGGAGGGAGAAGGCTGA
- a CDS encoding cupredoxin domain-containing protein, producing the protein MAHRFWLAVLVLAVLTLSACGPGGGGGPSGGGAPPTGGGGAGGAVSVTEHEWAIEMPKEVPSGTVTFTVKNDGAVEHNFVIQETGQRLDGIMPGQTKTFQVTLRPGTYTIVCDIPGHSEAGMKTTVTAK; encoded by the coding sequence ATGGCTCATCGCTTCTGGCTGGCCGTGCTGGTGCTCGCCGTCCTGACGCTCTCCGCCTGCGGACCCGGCGGCGGGGGGGGACCGAGCGGGGGAGGGGCGCCGCCGACCGGAGGAGGGGGTGCCGGCGGAGCGGTCAGCGTCACCGAACACGAGTGGGCGATCGAGATGCCCAAGGAAGTGCCCTCAGGAACGGTCACCTTCACCGTGAAGAACGACGGCGCCGTGGAGCACAACTTTGTGATCCAGGAGACCGGCCAGCGCCTGGACGGCATCATGCCCGGACAGACCAAGACCTTCCAGGTCACGCTGCGGCCGGGTACCTACACGATCGTCTGCGACATCCCCGGCCACAGCGAGGCCGGGATGAAGACGACGGTCACCGCGAAGTAG
- a CDS encoding polyprenyl synthetase family protein, whose product MDLAAIYAPIRDDLKRLQGLLAQELVAPDPFIGELVRHVLDTPGKMIRPALVCLAAQASGGAGEARLWIAAAVELIHVASLIHDDIIDEADLRRGVATVNVRWSNQIAVLLGDYLFARAFDLLSRVRHPEVALSLARASVEMSQAEIMQIKYGAEPHDDEEIYLRIIGGKTAHLFSAACRSGALVAGNGPAAEALGRFGLEWGMAFQITDDALDLTGRTEALGKPIHSDIRGGKVTLPLIHTLRRAAPEDRVRLLALLREGTAADGHVAEVQQLLGRYGAVSYALEAAAAYSRRAAAALSVLPPSRALDSLRALTEFVVVRAR is encoded by the coding sequence GTGGACCTGGCGGCGATCTACGCGCCCATCCGGGACGACCTGAAGCGGCTGCAGGGGCTGCTGGCGCAGGAACTGGTGGCGCCCGATCCCTTCATCGGCGAGCTGGTCCGCCACGTCCTGGACACGCCGGGGAAGATGATCCGTCCGGCGCTGGTCTGTCTGGCCGCCCAGGCCAGCGGCGGCGCCGGAGAGGCGCGCCTGTGGATCGCCGCAGCCGTGGAACTGATCCACGTCGCCTCGCTCATTCACGACGATATCATCGACGAGGCGGACCTCCGGCGCGGCGTGGCCACCGTCAACGTTCGCTGGAGCAACCAGATCGCGGTGCTGCTGGGCGACTACCTCTTCGCCCGGGCCTTCGACCTCCTCAGCCGCGTGCGCCATCCCGAGGTGGCCCTGTCCCTGGCCCGCGCCTCGGTGGAGATGAGCCAGGCGGAGATCATGCAGATCAAGTACGGCGCGGAACCCCACGACGACGAGGAGATCTACCTGCGGATCATCGGCGGGAAGACGGCACACCTCTTCTCTGCCGCCTGTCGCTCGGGGGCGCTGGTCGCGGGGAACGGCCCGGCCGCGGAGGCGCTGGGACGGTTCGGGCTGGAGTGGGGGATGGCCTTTCAGATTACCGACGACGCCCTCGATCTGACCGGCCGCACGGAAGCGCTGGGCAAACCGATCCACAGCGATATTCGGGGCGGGAAGGTGACCCTGCCCCTGATCCACACGCTGCGCCGCGCCGCGCCCGAGGACCGTGTCCGCCTGCTCGCCCTCCTCCGCGAGGGGACGGCGGCGGACGGACACGTCGCGGAGGTCCAGCAGTTGCTCGGGCGCTACGGGGCGGTGTCCTACGCGCTGGAGGCGGCCGCCGCATACTCCCGCCGGGCGGCCGCGGCGCTGAGCGTCCTGCCCCCCAGTCGGGCTCTGGACAGCCTGCGCGCCCTCACCGAATTCGTCGTGGTGCGCGCCCGCTGA
- a CDS encoding NAD(P)H-binding protein: protein MQGPIAVTGATGFVGSHLVRMLRAEGLPVRGVVRAPGRAAALRALGCQVTTGDVQDRTSLVAAFEDCAAVVHLVAVIRERGAQTFEAINRIGVANAVAAASAAGCSRFVHLSALGAAPDGPRYLRSKWAGEQEVRTGGLPFVIFRPSILVGRGGGAATQLADVVRFGPWYPLVLLMGGRRVFGRLAALLPIVPVLGSGRYRSMPVALDDVLPALRQALERDDVLGGTYEIGGPEALTYDALIRTVAQVLGLRRVLVHLPGPLARAVVALFSLLPDPPITREEAAALFIDNVCDNAPAVRTFGLTLRPVEQALREALAAPEAKSSPG, encoded by the coding sequence ATGCAAGGACCGATCGCGGTCACCGGTGCCACGGGCTTCGTCGGATCGCACCTCGTCCGGATGCTCCGGGCGGAGGGGCTGCCGGTGCGGGGCGTCGTGCGCGCCCCGGGTCGTGCCGCGGCGCTGCGGGCCCTCGGCTGCCAGGTGACGACGGGCGACGTGCAGGACCGGACTTCGCTCGTCGCGGCGTTCGAGGACTGCGCGGCCGTCGTGCACCTGGTGGCGGTGATCCGGGAGCGCGGCGCGCAGACCTTCGAGGCGATCAACCGGATCGGCGTGGCGAACGCCGTCGCCGCCGCATCCGCCGCCGGCTGCAGCCGATTCGTGCACCTCAGCGCGCTGGGGGCGGCGCCGGACGGCCCCCGCTATCTGCGCTCCAAGTGGGCGGGCGAACAGGAGGTCCGCACCGGCGGGCTGCCCTTCGTCATCTTCCGTCCGTCGATCCTGGTAGGGAGGGGCGGCGGAGCGGCGACGCAGCTGGCGGATGTCGTGCGCTTCGGGCCATGGTATCCGCTGGTGCTCCTGATGGGAGGCCGGAGGGTGTTCGGGCGACTGGCCGCCCTGCTGCCGATCGTCCCGGTGCTGGGCTCCGGCCGGTACCGGTCCATGCCGGTCGCCCTCGACGACGTCCTTCCGGCCCTGCGGCAGGCGCTGGAGCGGGACGATGTGCTGGGCGGGACCTACGAGATCGGGGGCCCGGAGGCCCTGACCTACGACGCCCTGATCCGGACGGTGGCGCAGGTGCTGGGCCTCCGCCGGGTGCTGGTGCACCTGCCTGGTCCTCTGGCGCGCGCCGTCGTCGCGCTTTTCTCCCTGCTGCCCGATCCGCCGATCACGCGGGAGGAGGCCGCCGCGCTGTTCATCGACAACGTCTGCGACAACGCACCCGCCGTGCGCACCTTCGGCCTCACCCTGCGCCCGGTCGAGCAGGCGCTGCGCGAGGCGCTGGCGGCTCCGGAGGCGAAGAGTTCACCAGGGTAG
- a CDS encoding phage holin family protein: MQHPDGEDGTGARLGRLMRNIAALGRLRLEEAWREASDAARGMAMGIIFGAVALLLILLAVPILVTVLILVLALFLPAWAAAAAVLGAVIAAAAALVALARARLRRPRFALGREMRADWEAIRASVEGRR; this comes from the coding sequence ATGCAACATCCCGACGGAGAGGACGGCACCGGCGCGCGGCTCGGCCGTCTGATGCGCAACATCGCGGCGCTGGGGCGCCTGCGGCTGGAAGAGGCGTGGCGGGAGGCATCTGACGCGGCGCGGGGGATGGCGATGGGGATCATCTTCGGTGCCGTCGCCCTCCTCCTCATCCTGCTGGCGGTGCCGATCCTCGTCACCGTCCTCATCCTGGTCCTGGCACTGTTTCTGCCGGCCTGGGCCGCGGCGGCGGCGGTTCTGGGCGCCGTGATCGCCGCGGCCGCCGCCCTCGTCGCTCTGGCCCGTGCCCGGCTGCGCCGGCCCCGGTTCGCGCTCGGGCGGGAGATGAGGGCGGACTGGGAGGCCATCCGGGCATCGGTGGAGGGACGGCGATGA
- a CDS encoding twin-arginine translocase TatA/TatE family subunit: MPNIGWPELMVILIIALLLFGPQRLAGIGGALGRAIREFRGAIREAENEIEKAPDKTNLEKRA; encoded by the coding sequence ATGCCGAACATCGGCTGGCCGGAATTGATGGTGATCCTGATTATCGCCCTCCTGCTGTTCGGGCCGCAGCGGCTCGCTGGGATCGGCGGGGCGCTGGGGCGCGCCATTCGCGAGTTTCGCGGCGCGATCCGCGAGGCAGAGAACGAGATCGAGAAGGCACCCGACAAGACGAATCTGGAGAAGCGGGCGTAG